Sequence from the Pseudomonas sp. 7SR1 genome:
TCTGCACCGGCCTGGCCCACAGCCTGTTCGTCGCCAGCCTGGAAGTGATCAAGGCGCGCACCGCGGCGGTGGTCTTCGCCATGGAGCCGGTCTACGGCATCGCCATGGCCTGGCTGCTGTTCGGTGAGAGCCCGACATTGCGCATGTTGCTGGGCGGCGTGCTGATCATCGTCGCGATCGTGGTGTCGAGCCAGCTGAGCCGTTCCAAGGCACCGCCGGCAGGCGTCGAAGCGACGTCTCACTGAACCCGGTCGTTATGGCCCAGGTCCCGCTCCGGATCGATCTGATCGCGCACCCGCTGCTTGAGCACCTTGGCCTCGGGGAAGCCGCCGTCGGCCTTGCGCTCCCAGAGCTGCACACCGTCGCAGCCAATGTGGAAAACCCCGCCAGTGCCCGGCACCAGGGAGACCTTGCCCAGATCGTCGCCGAAGGTGCTCAGC
This genomic interval carries:
- a CDS encoding SelT/SelW/SelH family protein — protein: MTEHKPEIVITYCTQCQWLLRAAWLAQELLSTFGDDLGKVSLVPGTGGVFHIGCDGVQLWERKADGGFPEAKVLKQRVRDQIDPERDLGHNDRVQ